The Saccharopolyspora gloriosae genome window below encodes:
- the metK gene encoding methionine adenosyltransferase, with translation MFTSESVTEGHPDKICDALSDAVLDALLAQDPLSRVAVEAMVTTGQVHIAGEVTSEAYVDIPALVRERVLEIGYDSSAKGFDGNSCGVNVAIGAQSPDIARGVDRGYESRVEGLDDEVARQGAGDQGLMFGYACADTPERMPLPIALAHRLARRLARVRKDGLLPHLRPDGKTQVTVEYAGDRPVALDTVVVSAQHAADVDPARLDAEVRELVVAPEVAGLELDESGMRVLVNPTGRFVVGGPMGDAGLTGRKIMVDTYGGMARHGGGAFSGKDPSKVDRSAAYALRWIAGNVVAAGLAERVEVQVAYAIGAAAPVGLSVATFGTETVAPQRIQDAVGAVFDLRPAAIIRDLGLLRPIYAPTAAYGHFGRTDLDLPWERADRTAALRAAV, from the coding sequence CTGTTCACCAGCGAATCGGTGACCGAGGGGCACCCGGACAAGATCTGCGACGCGCTCAGCGACGCGGTGCTGGACGCGCTGCTCGCGCAGGACCCGCTGTCCCGCGTCGCCGTGGAGGCGATGGTCACCACCGGGCAGGTGCACATCGCGGGCGAGGTCACCAGCGAGGCCTACGTCGACATCCCCGCGCTCGTGCGGGAACGCGTGCTGGAGATCGGGTACGACTCCTCCGCGAAGGGGTTCGACGGGAACTCCTGCGGCGTGAACGTCGCCATCGGAGCGCAATCGCCCGACATCGCGCGCGGCGTGGACCGCGGCTACGAATCCCGCGTCGAAGGGCTCGACGACGAGGTCGCGCGGCAGGGCGCCGGAGATCAGGGGCTGATGTTCGGCTACGCCTGCGCCGACACCCCGGAACGCATGCCGCTGCCGATCGCGCTGGCCCACCGGCTCGCCCGGCGGTTGGCGCGGGTGCGCAAGGACGGGTTGCTGCCGCACCTGCGCCCGGACGGCAAGACGCAGGTGACCGTCGAGTACGCCGGGGATCGGCCGGTGGCGCTGGACACCGTGGTCGTGTCCGCCCAGCACGCGGCCGACGTCGACCCGGCCCGGCTCGACGCCGAGGTGCGCGAACTGGTCGTCGCCCCGGAGGTCGCCGGGCTGGAGCTGGACGAGTCGGGGATGCGGGTGCTGGTGAACCCGACGGGGCGGTTCGTGGTGGGCGGGCCGATGGGCGATGCCGGGCTCACCGGGCGGAAGATCATGGTGGACACCTACGGCGGCATGGCCCGCCACGGCGGCGGTGCCTTCTCCGGCAAGGATCCGTCCAAAGTCGACCGATCAGCGGCGTACGCGCTGCGGTGGATCGCGGGCAACGTCGTGGCCGCGGGGCTCGCGGAGCGCGTCGAGGTGCAGGTGGCCTACGCCATCGGCGCCGCGGCCCCGGTCGGGTTGTCGGTGGCGACCTTCGGCACCGAAACCGTTGCGCCGCAACGGATCCAGGACGCCGTCGGTGCCGTGTTCGACCTGCGGCCCGCCGCGATCATCCGCGATCTCGGCCTGCTGCGGCCGATCTACGCGCCGACCGCGGCCTACGGGCACTTCGGGCGCACCGACCTCGACCTGCCCTGGGAACGCGCGGACCGGACCGCTGCGCTGCGCGCCGCGGTCTGA
- a CDS encoding NUDIX hydrolase has translation MPDRHLVDAHVLLVREDQVLLSKRRGDAFDGCWHLPAGKVDAGEDVLSAAAREAWEEVGVRIDPADLAHVHTVHITGSGQEPRFGLFFRAARWDGEPSNREPAKCHGLDWFPVDALPEPMIGYAALGIRALRTGVPFSIHGWS, from the coding sequence ATGCCTGATCGACATCTCGTCGACGCCCACGTCCTGCTGGTGCGCGAGGACCAGGTCCTGCTCAGCAAGCGCCGGGGCGACGCCTTCGACGGCTGCTGGCACCTGCCCGCGGGCAAGGTCGACGCGGGCGAGGACGTGCTCTCCGCCGCCGCCCGCGAGGCGTGGGAGGAGGTCGGGGTGCGGATCGACCCGGCGGACCTCGCGCACGTGCACACCGTGCACATCACCGGCTCCGGACAGGAGCCGCGGTTCGGGCTGTTCTTCCGCGCCGCCCGCTGGGACGGGGAGCCGTCGAACCGCGAGCCCGCCAAGTGCCACGGCCTCGACTGGTTCCCGGTGGACGCGCTGCCCGAACCGATGATCGGGTACGCGGCGCTGGGCATCCGGGCGCTGCGCACCGGAGTCCCGTTCTCGATCCACGGCTGGAGCTGA
- the hisG gene encoding ATP phosphoribosyltransferase: protein MLRVAVPNKGSLSAPAIQLLSDAGYRVHREHKALFAIDTANDVQFVFLRPTDIARTVGSGVLDVGITGQDLLQAAGTDVSTQELLPLDFGVSRFYFAAPTGRVGALTELDGKRIATSFAPLVTAAAVDLGIEVDVIELDGAVETAVELGLADAIADVVETGASLREAGLQTIGEPILRSEAVLVRGARELPEDSEQAVEVLIQRLRGVLIARQYVMMDYNCPTASLEDVRKITPGMEAPTVSPLDEKGWVAVRVMVPRHQAQSIMDRLWAEGARAILVTPLEACRL from the coding sequence ATGCTTCGGGTCGCCGTGCCCAACAAGGGATCGCTGAGCGCTCCCGCCATCCAGCTGCTCTCGGACGCCGGCTACCGCGTGCACCGCGAGCACAAGGCCCTGTTCGCCATCGACACGGCCAACGACGTGCAGTTCGTCTTCCTCCGGCCCACCGACATCGCCCGCACCGTCGGCAGCGGCGTGCTCGACGTCGGCATCACCGGCCAGGACCTGCTGCAGGCCGCGGGCACCGACGTGAGCACGCAGGAACTGCTGCCGCTGGACTTCGGGGTGTCGCGGTTCTACTTCGCCGCCCCCACCGGGCGCGTCGGCGCGCTCACCGAGCTCGACGGCAAGCGCATCGCCACCTCGTTCGCGCCGCTGGTGACGGCCGCGGCGGTCGACCTGGGCATCGAGGTGGACGTCATCGAGCTCGACGGGGCGGTGGAGACCGCCGTCGAGCTCGGGCTCGCCGACGCCATCGCCGACGTCGTGGAGACCGGGGCGTCGCTGCGCGAAGCCGGGCTGCAGACCATCGGGGAGCCGATCCTGCGCTCCGAGGCGGTGCTGGTGCGCGGCGCCCGCGAGCTGCCGGAGGACAGCGAGCAGGCGGTGGAGGTGCTGATCCAGCGGCTGCGTGGCGTCCTGATCGCCCGGCAGTACGTGATGATGGACTACAACTGCCCCACCGCGTCCCTCGAGGACGTCCGCAAGATCACGCCCGGCATGGAGGCACCGACGGTGTCCCCGCTCGACGAGAAGGGCTGGGTGGCGGTTCGCGTGATGGTGCCGCGCCACCAAGCCCAGTCGATCATGGACCGGCTGTGGGCGGAGGGCGCGCGCGCCATCCTCGTCACCCCGCTGGAAGCCTGCCGGCTGTAG
- a CDS encoding TrmH family RNA methyltransferase encodes MFDVVFYHPEIPGNTGNAIRMAAGSGCVLHLVRPLGFSVEDARLRRAGLDYHDRAALRVHEDWDSMLREVAPPRVFAFTTGATTSLEQISYRPGDALLFGPEATGLPAEVLASEHITDQVRIPMLPGIRSMNLANSAAVAVYEAWRQQGYAM; translated from the coding sequence GTGTTCGACGTCGTCTTCTACCACCCCGAGATCCCCGGCAACACGGGCAACGCGATCCGGATGGCCGCCGGTTCCGGGTGCGTGCTGCACCTGGTGCGGCCGTTGGGGTTCAGCGTGGAGGACGCGCGGCTGCGCCGAGCGGGCCTGGACTACCACGACCGCGCCGCGCTGCGGGTGCACGAGGACTGGGACTCGATGCTGCGCGAGGTGGCGCCGCCGCGCGTGTTCGCCTTCACCACCGGCGCCACGACCTCGCTGGAGCAGATCTCCTACCGGCCCGGTGACGCGCTGCTGTTCGGCCCGGAGGCCACCGGCCTGCCCGCGGAGGTGCTCGCCTCGGAGCACATCACCGACCAGGTCCGGATTCCGATGCTGCCGGGCATCCGGTCGATGAACCTCGCGAACTCCGCGGCCGTCGCCGTCTACGAGGCGTGGCGCCAGCAGGGCTACGCGATGTAG
- a CDS encoding primosomal protein N', translating to MAAGGSKTTKNTERTAAPSLPVASVLVEVSLPAHLDRAFDYLIPDRLHDAAVAGCRVRVRFRGKLVDGYLLERKENSDFAGTLQWVDRVISSEVVLPPRLLELCRSVAARYGGMLADVVRLAVPPRHARAEKQTAEPAPAPAKPEAEAWSRYQHGAALLEAVHAGKPARAVWQALPGEQWTERLAEAAATAAAAGRGALIVVPDHRDVTRLQAACARLLGDDGVVALTSELGPGERYKRWLAVLRGTARVVLGTRAAMFAPVHDLGLAVVWDDGDSMHSYPQMPYPHARDVLTHRAHSAGAALLVAGFARTAEAALLVETGWAQQVVALRDQVRAAAPHVVAIGADDTQLARDPAARAARLPSVAFEAARAALSKDAPVLVQVPRRGYVPALACGDCREQARCRRCAGPLGLPGGTEDGAPKPAACRWCGAAEAAFRCGSCGSRRLRAIAIGAGRTAEELGRAFSNVTVRTSGGKEILSSVPAKPALIVCTPGAEPVVEGGYGAALLLDGRTLLSRPELRATEETLRLWLAAAAMVRPARDGGRVVVMADSTLQPVQALVRWDPAWHAQIELAGRAELGFPPAMRVAAVDGSPDAVNDLLDCLELPSTGEILGPVPLGEVDEDGNSEQERALVRVSRAEGRELAAAMHAAQAIRASRRPKETIKIRVDPLELL from the coding sequence ATGGCGGCGGGCGGGTCCAAGACGACGAAGAACACGGAGCGCACGGCCGCTCCGTCGCTGCCGGTCGCCAGCGTCCTGGTGGAGGTGTCGTTGCCCGCGCACCTGGACCGGGCCTTCGACTACCTGATCCCGGACCGGTTGCACGACGCGGCGGTCGCGGGCTGCCGGGTGCGGGTGCGGTTCCGCGGCAAGCTCGTCGACGGATATCTGCTGGAGCGCAAGGAGAACTCGGACTTCGCCGGGACCCTGCAGTGGGTGGACCGGGTGATCTCCTCGGAGGTGGTGCTGCCGCCGCGGCTGCTGGAGCTGTGCCGTTCGGTGGCCGCGCGCTACGGCGGCATGCTCGCCGACGTGGTGCGGCTGGCCGTGCCGCCGCGGCACGCCCGCGCGGAGAAGCAGACCGCCGAGCCCGCGCCGGCGCCGGCGAAACCGGAAGCCGAGGCGTGGTCGCGCTACCAGCACGGCGCGGCGCTGCTGGAGGCGGTGCACGCGGGCAAACCGGCCCGCGCGGTGTGGCAGGCGCTGCCGGGGGAGCAGTGGACCGAACGCCTCGCGGAGGCCGCCGCGACCGCCGCCGCGGCGGGCCGGGGCGCGCTGATCGTAGTGCCCGACCACCGGGACGTGACGCGGTTGCAGGCCGCGTGCGCGCGGTTGCTGGGTGACGACGGGGTCGTGGCGCTCACGTCGGAACTCGGGCCGGGTGAGCGCTACAAGCGGTGGCTGGCGGTGCTGCGCGGCACGGCGCGGGTGGTGCTGGGGACCAGGGCCGCGATGTTCGCCCCGGTGCACGACCTCGGGCTCGCGGTGGTGTGGGACGACGGCGACTCCATGCACAGCTACCCGCAGATGCCCTACCCGCACGCGCGCGACGTGCTCACCCACCGCGCGCACTCCGCCGGTGCCGCGCTGCTCGTGGCCGGGTTCGCGCGCACCGCGGAGGCGGCGCTGCTGGTCGAGACCGGGTGGGCGCAGCAGGTCGTGGCGCTGCGCGATCAGGTCCGGGCCGCCGCGCCGCACGTGGTCGCGATCGGTGCCGACGACACCCAGCTGGCCCGCGACCCGGCGGCCCGCGCGGCTCGGCTGCCGTCGGTGGCGTTCGAGGCGGCCCGCGCGGCGCTGAGCAAGGACGCCCCGGTGCTGGTGCAGGTCCCGCGCCGGGGTTACGTGCCCGCGCTGGCCTGCGGGGATTGCCGGGAGCAGGCTCGTTGCCGCCGGTGCGCGGGACCGCTGGGGCTGCCCGGCGGCACCGAGGACGGCGCCCCGAAGCCCGCCGCGTGCCGGTGGTGCGGGGCGGCGGAGGCCGCGTTCCGCTGCGGTTCCTGCGGGTCGCGGCGGCTGCGGGCGATCGCGATCGGCGCGGGGCGCACCGCGGAGGAGCTGGGCCGGGCGTTCAGCAACGTCACGGTGCGCACCTCCGGCGGCAAGGAGATCTTGTCGAGCGTCCCGGCGAAACCGGCGCTGATCGTGTGCACGCCCGGCGCGGAACCCGTCGTCGAAGGCGGCTACGGCGCGGCGCTGCTGCTGGACGGGCGCACCCTGCTGTCGCGGCCGGAGCTGCGGGCCACCGAGGAGACGTTGCGGTTGTGGCTGGCGGCGGCGGCGATGGTGCGGCCCGCGCGGGACGGCGGGCGGGTCGTGGTGATGGCCGATTCCACGTTGCAGCCGGTGCAGGCGCTGGTGCGCTGGGACCCGGCGTGGCACGCCCAGATCGAACTGGCCGGGCGCGCGGAGCTGGGCTTCCCGCCCGCGATGCGGGTAGCGGCGGTCGACGGCTCGCCGGACGCGGTGAACGACCTGCTGGACTGCCTGGAATTGCCGAGCACCGGCGAGATCCTGGGCCCGGTCCCGCTCGGCGAGGTCGACGAGGACGGCAATTCCGAGCAGGAACGCGCCCTGGTCCGCGTCTCCCGAGCCGAAGGCCGCGAGCTCGCGGCAGCGATGCACGCGGCCCAGGCGATCCGAGCCTCCCGCCGCCCGAAGGAAACCATCAAGATCAGAGTCGACCCACTGGAACTCCTCTAA
- a CDS encoding polysaccharide deacetylase family protein has translation MLSVIERTCAVTAVALLALSGAACSAQAPAPEAPDVAAAPPPPPPPPPPPAPESVHANELGDVPVLMYHRITTDPSSVYDRTPQDFRAELERLHAEGYTPITASEFADGRIDIPAGRHPVVLTFDDGSTGQFTVDETGQPAPDTAVRIMLDTAAAHPEFRATATFFVFNPPFEDPGGRVTLPWLHEHGFEVGNHTLDHPNLGQVGSAEAQQEIASMQRVINEALPDVPVRSLALPLGMHPDDEALAADGSADGITYHHDSVFLVGSNPAPSPFDADFDRENIPRIRSQAATGEEAEYGSTQWLDKLAADPESRYTSDGDPDRVSAPRSTDPEPAPGVPGLYLY, from the coding sequence ATGTTGAGCGTGATCGAGCGCACCTGCGCCGTGACGGCGGTGGCGCTGCTCGCCCTGTCCGGCGCCGCATGTAGCGCACAAGCCCCCGCCCCAGAAGCTCCCGACGTCGCCGCGGCACCACCGCCGCCACCCCCGCCGCCGCCACCGCCCGCTCCGGAATCGGTTCACGCCAACGAACTCGGCGACGTCCCGGTGCTCATGTACCACCGGATCACCACCGACCCGAGCAGCGTCTACGACCGCACACCGCAGGACTTCCGCGCCGAACTGGAACGGCTCCACGCCGAGGGCTACACGCCGATCACCGCCAGCGAATTCGCCGACGGCCGCATCGACATCCCGGCGGGCAGGCACCCCGTCGTACTCACCTTCGACGACGGCTCCACCGGTCAGTTCACAGTGGACGAAACCGGGCAACCCGCACCGGACACCGCGGTGCGCATCATGCTCGACACCGCCGCCGCGCACCCGGAGTTCCGCGCCACCGCGACCTTCTTCGTCTTCAACCCGCCCTTCGAAGACCCCGGCGGCCGCGTCACGCTGCCCTGGCTGCACGAGCACGGCTTCGAAGTCGGCAACCACACGCTCGACCACCCCAACCTCGGCCAAGTCGGCTCCGCCGAAGCGCAGCAGGAGATCGCCTCCATGCAGCGGGTCATCAACGAGGCGCTGCCCGACGTGCCGGTGCGCTCGCTGGCGCTACCGCTGGGCATGCACCCCGACGACGAAGCGCTCGCCGCCGACGGCAGCGCCGACGGGATCACCTACCACCACGACAGCGTGTTCCTCGTCGGCTCCAACCCGGCCCCGTCCCCGTTCGACGCGGACTTCGACCGCGAGAACATCCCGCGCATCCGCTCGCAGGCCGCCACCGGCGAAGAAGCCGAATACGGATCCACCCAGTGGCTCGACAAACTCGCCGCCGACCCGGAATCCCGCTACACGTCCGACGGTGACCCGGACCGCGTCTCCGCGCCGCGCTCCACCGACCCCGAGCCCGCCCCCGGCGTTCCTGGTCTCTACTTGTACTGA
- a CDS encoding putative glycoside hydrolase produces MTDPAPEGPSGTTKTSRGNGFGGVPQWAVVAVATIVLLIAGYFVLRMLSTEDVRVDGLPSHPVRSEATSDGSIQIRSETTASTQILLDGRPVPTSEQGGALAVHAPSTSDGTHVLEVVTPRAVSWLGSSSTTQEFTVDSAAPELQVEDSLRPNELGEPVTVHGKATGADEVTVAGKAVKPGPDGAFSAVVDKPEREVQVVATDLAGNRAERTMTVHIKHPGMRAVHMTGLAWTSDTLREPVLEMARQGRIDTVELDIKDESGEIPYGSAVPEANRIGAVKNYYDAREAIDQLHGMGVRVVGRLVAFKDPVLGEASWREGHPERVVQTSGGQPWSSGYGDFAFTNFADPAVQKYNIDIAAEAASLGFDDILYDYVRRPDGGIEKMRFPGLTTTPETGIANFLRESQTAVRSQGALLGASVFGIAVDRPTQIAQDIPQMAKYVDYIAPMVYPSHWGPGEFGVADPNTAPYDIVRRSLDKFAQAVAGTDVQIIPWLQDFSLGASYGPAEVGAQIDAARDGGMPSYLLWAPNCRYHGEALVPQKP; encoded by the coding sequence GTGACCGATCCTGCGCCCGAAGGGCCATCAGGAACCACGAAGACCAGCCGTGGCAACGGGTTCGGCGGTGTCCCGCAGTGGGCCGTCGTGGCCGTGGCCACCATCGTGCTGCTGATCGCGGGGTACTTCGTGCTCCGCATGTTGTCCACAGAGGACGTTCGAGTCGACGGATTGCCGTCGCACCCGGTGCGTTCCGAGGCGACCTCGGATGGATCCATTCAGATCCGCTCCGAAACCACTGCATCGACGCAGATCCTGCTCGACGGACGTCCCGTTCCCACATCGGAGCAAGGCGGCGCGCTCGCCGTGCACGCTCCGTCGACGTCCGACGGCACCCACGTGCTGGAGGTCGTCACTCCACGAGCGGTGTCCTGGCTCGGTTCCTCCAGCACCACGCAAGAGTTCACAGTGGACAGCGCGGCGCCGGAGCTCCAGGTCGAGGACTCGCTGCGGCCGAACGAGCTCGGTGAACCGGTGACCGTGCACGGCAAGGCCACCGGTGCCGACGAAGTGACCGTGGCGGGCAAAGCGGTCAAGCCGGGCCCGGACGGCGCGTTCTCCGCGGTCGTGGACAAGCCGGAACGCGAAGTGCAGGTCGTGGCCACCGACCTCGCGGGCAATCGCGCCGAGCGCACGATGACCGTGCACATCAAGCACCCGGGCATGCGCGCCGTGCACATGACCGGGCTCGCCTGGACCAGCGACACCCTGCGCGAACCGGTGCTGGAGATGGCCAGGCAAGGCCGGATCGACACCGTCGAACTCGACATCAAGGACGAGAGCGGCGAAATCCCCTACGGCTCGGCGGTGCCCGAGGCGAACCGGATCGGGGCGGTGAAGAACTACTACGACGCCCGCGAAGCCATCGACCAGCTGCACGGCATGGGCGTGCGGGTGGTCGGCCGCCTCGTGGCGTTCAAGGACCCGGTGCTGGGCGAGGCGTCCTGGCGCGAAGGGCACCCGGAACGGGTCGTGCAGACCTCCGGCGGACAACCGTGGAGCAGCGGGTACGGCGACTTCGCGTTCACGAACTTCGCCGACCCGGCGGTGCAGAAGTACAACATCGACATCGCCGCCGAAGCCGCCTCGCTGGGCTTCGACGACATCCTCTACGACTACGTGCGCAGGCCCGACGGCGGCATCGAGAAGATGCGCTTCCCCGGGCTCACCACCACGCCGGAGACGGGCATCGCGAACTTCCTGCGCGAATCGCAGACCGCGGTGCGCTCCCAGGGCGCGCTGCTGGGAGCTTCGGTGTTCGGCATCGCGGTGGACCGGCCCACGCAGATCGCGCAGGACATCCCGCAGATGGCGAAGTACGTGGATTACATCGCGCCGATGGTCTACCCCTCGCACTGGGGGCCGGGCGAATTCGGCGTGGCCGATCCGAACACCGCGCCCTACGACATCGTGCGGCGGTCCCTGGACAAGTTCGCCCAGGCCGTCGCCGGGACCGACGTGCAGATCATTCCGTGGCTGCAGGACTTCAGCCTCGGCGCCAGCTACGGACCCGCGGAGGTCGGTGCCCAGATCGACGCCGCCCGCGACGGCGGCATGCCGTCGTACCTGCTGTGGGCCCCGAACTGCCGCTACCACGGAGAAGCCCTCGTACCGCAGAAGCCGTAG
- a CDS encoding TrkH family potassium uptake protein yields MTARDQVRTAWTALRRTDRSRTRHPARLVVAGFGGVMLLGTVLLMLPVAGESGAATSWNLALFTATSAVCVTGLVVVDTHAHWSAFGEGVVLGLIQVGGFGIMTLASLLGLLVTRRLGLRMQRSAQAETKSFGLGEVRRVLVGVVVLSLVVEALTALALTARFAAHYGEPLGRALYLGVFHAVSAFNNAGFALFSDSLMRYATDPWVCLPIVAAFVLGGLGFPVLFEILRHARGRARRWTLHTRITLSTYGALAVLGTIAVTAIEWDNPGTLGRFGFGGKLLAGFFQGMSPRTAGFNSVDTGELHGATLLITNVLMFIGGGSAGTAGGIKVTTFALLAFVMLAEIRGEPNVHIADRKLPREVHRQALTVVLGGVGLIFTATLALLVLTPFSLDAVLFESVSAFGTGLSTGITDELPVAGQLILVVVMFTGRVGPVTLASALALRERLRRYDLPEERPIVG; encoded by the coding sequence ATGACCGCGCGGGACCAGGTGCGGACCGCGTGGACGGCGCTGCGGCGCACCGACCGCTCCCGCACGCGGCACCCCGCTCGGCTGGTCGTGGCCGGATTCGGCGGCGTGATGCTGCTCGGCACCGTCCTGCTGATGCTGCCGGTGGCAGGCGAGAGCGGTGCGGCGACCTCGTGGAACCTGGCGCTGTTCACCGCCACCTCGGCGGTGTGCGTGACCGGGCTGGTCGTCGTCGACACCCACGCGCACTGGTCGGCGTTCGGCGAAGGCGTCGTGCTCGGCCTCATCCAGGTCGGCGGGTTCGGCATCATGACCCTGGCCTCGCTGCTGGGACTGCTGGTCACCCGCCGGCTGGGCCTGCGGATGCAGCGCAGCGCGCAGGCCGAGACCAAGAGCTTCGGGCTCGGCGAGGTGCGCAGGGTCCTCGTCGGCGTGGTGGTGCTGAGCCTCGTCGTCGAAGCGCTCACCGCCCTGGCGCTGACCGCGAGATTCGCCGCGCACTACGGCGAGCCGCTGGGGCGCGCGCTCTACCTGGGCGTGTTCCACGCCGTGTCCGCGTTCAACAACGCGGGGTTCGCGCTGTTCTCGGACAGCCTGATGCGCTACGCGACGGACCCGTGGGTGTGCCTGCCGATCGTGGCGGCGTTCGTGCTCGGCGGACTCGGATTCCCAGTGCTGTTCGAAATCCTGCGCCACGCGCGCGGCCGGGCGCGGCGCTGGACGCTGCACACCCGCATCACCCTCAGCACGTACGGCGCGCTCGCCGTGCTCGGCACGATCGCGGTCACCGCCATCGAATGGGACAACCCGGGCACGCTCGGCCGGTTCGGGTTCGGCGGCAAGCTGCTCGCCGGGTTCTTCCAAGGCATGTCGCCGCGCACCGCGGGGTTCAACAGCGTCGACACCGGCGAACTGCACGGGGCCACGCTGCTGATCACCAACGTGCTCATGTTCATCGGCGGCGGCAGCGCGGGCACCGCGGGCGGGATCAAGGTGACCACCTTCGCGCTGCTGGCGTTCGTGATGCTCGCCGAGATCCGCGGTGAGCCGAACGTGCACATCGCCGACCGCAAGCTCCCGCGCGAGGTGCACCGGCAGGCGCTGACGGTGGTCCTGGGCGGCGTCGGCCTGATCTTCACCGCCACCCTCGCGCTGCTGGTGCTCACCCCGTTCTCCCTGGACGCGGTCCTGTTCGAGTCGGTCTCCGCGTTCGGCACCGGGCTCTCGACCGGCATCACCGATGAGCTGCCGGTCGCAGGGCAGCTCATCCTGGTCGTGGTGATGTTCACCGGCCGCGTCGGGCCCGTCACCCTCGCTTCCGCGCTCGCGCTGCGCGAGCGGCTGCGCCGCTACGACCTCCCGGAGGAACGACCCATTGTCGGCTAG
- a CDS encoding NAD-binding protein encodes MVVIGLGRFGGSLAMELIERGTDVLALDNRPDVVQRYSDSVTHAAVADSTDPEVLRQLDVPEFDRAVVAIGDDLEASILTTSLLAEFEVGHIWAKAVSRQHGRILERVGAHHVVLPEHDMGERVAHLVTGRMLDYIEFEDDYAMVKTRAPAMAAGHALGESRLRSKYGVTVVAIKRPGEDFTYATQDTRLHEGDILIVSGRSRDVERFADLT; translated from the coding sequence GTGGTCGTCATCGGCCTCGGCCGGTTCGGCGGCTCGCTGGCGATGGAACTCATCGAACGCGGCACCGACGTGCTGGCGCTGGACAACCGCCCCGACGTCGTGCAGCGGTACTCCGACTCGGTCACGCACGCCGCCGTCGCCGACAGCACCGACCCGGAGGTGCTGCGCCAGCTCGACGTGCCCGAGTTCGACCGCGCCGTCGTGGCCATCGGGGACGACCTGGAGGCCAGCATCCTGACGACCTCGCTGCTGGCGGAGTTCGAGGTCGGCCACATCTGGGCGAAGGCCGTCAGCCGCCAGCACGGGCGCATCCTCGAACGGGTCGGCGCGCACCACGTGGTGCTGCCCGAGCACGACATGGGCGAGCGGGTCGCGCACCTGGTCACCGGCCGGATGCTGGACTACATCGAGTTCGAGGACGACTACGCGATGGTCAAGACGCGGGCGCCCGCGATGGCCGCCGGGCACGCGCTGGGGGAGAGCAGGCTGCGCAGCAAGTACGGGGTCACCGTCGTCGCGATCAAGCGCCCCGGCGAGGACTTCACCTACGCCACCCAGGACACGCGGCTGCACGAGGGCGACATCCTCATCGTGTCCGGTCGCTCCCGCGACGTGGAGCGCTTCGCCGACCTCACCTGA